One Salmo salar chromosome ssa01, Ssal_v3.1, whole genome shotgun sequence DNA window includes the following coding sequences:
- the oaz1b gene encoding LOW QUALITY PROTEIN: ornithine decarboxylase antizyme 1b (The sequence of the model RefSeq protein was modified relative to this genomic sequence to represent the inferred CDS: deleted 1 base in 1 codon), which produces MVKSNLQRILNSHCFAREKEGKPQFCTTMADLSSNVNICDMIGNLSLHCCSTRGPGPLWCSDAPLPPLKIPGGRGNGQRDHTPSARPLYSDRKLTVTEEPAGNGRPGILHFQSRPTVSKVIHWDAVLSGNALYVEIPMDPLPEGSKESFAALLEYAEEHLEVVSVFVCFYKNRDDRAKLVRTFSFLGFEIVKPGHALVPLRPDVFFMAYNFDKDSSSDED; this is translated from the exons ATGGTAAAATCCAACCTCCAGCGGATCTTAAACAGTCATTGCTTTGCTCgcgagaaagaaggaaaaccacaGTTCTGTACTACAATGGCGGATTTAAGTAGTAACGTTAATATTTGTGACATGATTGGCAA CCTGTCCCTACACTGTTGTAGTACCCGCGGTCCGGGGCCTCTGTGGTGCTCC GATGCCCCTCTCCCACCCCTGAAGATCCCAGGTGGGCGAGGGAATGGTCAACGGGATCACACTCCTTCAGCTCGGCCGCTCTACTCT GACCGGAAGTTGACTGTGACAGAGGAGCCGGCGGGGAACGGTCGCCCCGGGATACTCCACTTCCAGAGCCGCCCCACTGTTTCCAAGGTGATCCACTGGGACGCTGTGCTGAGCGGGAACGCTCTGTATGTGGAGATACCGATGGACCCGCTCCCCGAGGGCAGCAAGGAGAG ttttgCGGCTCTTTTGGAGTATGCGGAAGAACATCTTGAAGTTGTCAGCGTGTTCGTCTGCTTTTACAAGAATAGAGATGATCGCG CTAAACTTGTGCGCACATTCAGTTTTCTGGGCTTCGAGATAGTGAAACCGGGCCATGCCCTTGTCCCACTCCGACCTGACGTTTTCTTCATGGCCTACAACTTCGACAAGGACTCTTCCTCCGATGAGGATTAG